In Dehalococcoidia bacterium, a single genomic region encodes these proteins:
- a CDS encoding 8-oxoguanine DNA glycosylase has protein sequence MACRVTRAVVPLQSPLDLQTTLFSGQDFRWEPEGDGYVGWLGDAPVLLRPVRTALEAHSPLPAEETAARLRCYFRLDDDLQAVHRALAEDGPVAQAMRRWQGLRLLRLDAWHALASYICSAQANIPRITRMVHALARHLGEPVHFMERVLWRFPTPHTIAQAGEGVLRALGLGYRAPHLWQTACQIAQGEVDLAALASLPTEDLRQCLRDLPGVGDKVADCVLLLGYGRTEAFPIDVWVRRALREGYSIPPPHTYRRLREWAVQRWGHYAGYAQLYLFHHWRTRRRRG, from the coding sequence ATGGCTTGCCGGGTGACGCGGGCCGTCGTACCCCTCCAGTCCCCTCTGGACCTCCAGACCACCCTCTTCAGCGGGCAGGACTTCCGCTGGGAGCCGGAAGGGGACGGGTATGTAGGCTGGCTGGGGGATGCCCCCGTCCTCTTGCGCCCTGTGCGCACCGCTTTGGAGGCCCACTCCCCTTTGCCGGCGGAGGAGACCGCCGCCCGCCTCCGATGCTACTTTCGCTTGGACGACGACTTACAGGCAGTGCACCGCGCACTGGCGGAGGACGGGCCGGTGGCCCAAGCGATGCGGCGCTGGCAGGGCCTGCGCCTCCTCCGATTGGACGCCTGGCACGCCCTGGCGTCCTATATCTGCTCCGCGCAAGCCAACATCCCCCGCATCACCCGCATGGTGCACGCCCTGGCCAGACACCTGGGAGAACCTGTGCATTTCATGGAGAGGGTGCTCTGGCGCTTCCCCACACCCCACACCATAGCCCAGGCGGGGGAAGGGGTGCTCCGCGCCTTGGGTCTCGGCTACCGCGCCCCCCACCTGTGGCAGACGGCTTGTCAGATCGCCCAAGGGGAGGTGGACTTGGCAGCCCTGGCTTCCCTGCCCACCGAGGACCTGCGCCAGTGCCTCCGGGACCTGCCGGGCGTAGGGGACAAGGTGGCCGACTGTGTGCTCCTGCTGGGGTATGGGCGCACCGAGGCCTTCCCCATAGATGTCTGGGTGCGCCGTGCCCTCCGGGAGGGCTATTCCATCCCCCCACCCCACACCTACAGGCGCTTGCGGGAGTGGGCAGTGCAGCGGTGGGGACACTATGCCGGCTACGCCCAACTATACCTGTTCCACCACTGGCGCACCCGCAGGCGTCGAGGATAA
- a CDS encoding zinc-binding dehydrogenase: MKAVYIQQHGGPEVLTYGEVPDPVPGWGEVKVRVRACSLNRLDVWIRTGLRGTRREFPQPFILGLDIAGDVVEVGPGVRTLRGGERVVLDPVLSCGQCDFCRAGQDDLCPSRGMLGSTVNGGYAEYVVAPAANAYLIPPNLSYEEAAAMPTTFMPVWHMLVRKGAVKPWETVLVLSASAGVGTAAIQVAKRVLGARVIATTSTPDKAQRARSLGADEVIIYTQEDLEKRVLEVTGGRGVDMVVDHVGAEFWPKAYAVLARGGRYGVCGVTTGYRTELHMGQLFSKQVMVFGVSMGNKEDFRQVVDAARRGLVKGLVDKVFPLAEARRAHETMESRSFFGKLVLQVG; encoded by the coding sequence ATGAAAGCGGTCTACATCCAACAGCACGGTGGCCCTGAGGTGCTTACCTATGGGGAGGTGCCCGACCCTGTCCCCGGCTGGGGGGAGGTGAAGGTGCGGGTGCGGGCGTGCTCCCTCAACCGTTTGGATGTGTGGATACGCACGGGGTTGCGGGGCACCCGTCGGGAGTTCCCCCAGCCCTTCATCCTGGGTCTGGACATTGCGGGGGATGTGGTGGAGGTGGGGCCAGGGGTGCGCACCCTTAGGGGCGGGGAGCGGGTGGTGCTAGACCCCGTGCTCTCCTGCGGACAGTGCGACTTCTGCCGGGCCGGCCAGGACGACCTGTGCCCCTCCCGGGGGATGTTAGGCTCCACCGTGAACGGGGGGTATGCGGAGTATGTGGTGGCCCCTGCCGCCAACGCCTACCTTATCCCCCCCAACTTGTCCTACGAGGAGGCGGCGGCTATGCCCACCACCTTTATGCCCGTGTGGCACATGCTGGTGCGGAAGGGGGCGGTGAAGCCCTGGGAGACGGTGCTGGTGCTGTCGGCCTCGGCGGGGGTGGGGACGGCGGCTATCCAGGTGGCCAAGCGGGTGCTGGGGGCGCGGGTCATCGCCACCACCAGCACCCCCGACAAGGCCCAGCGCGCCCGCTCCCTGGGAGCCGACGAGGTCATCATCTATACCCAGGAGGATCTGGAGAAGCGGGTGTTGGAGGTGACGGGCGGACGGGGGGTGGACATGGTGGTGGACCACGTGGGAGCCGAGTTCTGGCCCAAGGCCTATGCCGTGCTGGCGCGGGGCGGGCGCTATGGGGTGTGCGGGGTTACCACGGGCTACCGCACCGAGTTGCACATGGGGCAACTGTTCAGCAAGCAGGTGATGGTGTTCGGGGTGAGCATGGGGAACAAGGAGGACTTCCGCCAGGTGGTGGATGCGGCCCGTCGGGGGCTGGTGAAGGGGCTGGTGGATAAGGTCTTTCCCCTCGCCGAGGCCCGCCGCGCCCACGAAACGATGGAGAGCCGGAGTTTCTTTGGAAAACTGGTGCTGCAGGTGGGGTAA
- a CDS encoding CehA/McbA family metallohydrolase has protein sequence MVSIFDLHVHTTKGSSDSSLTPEELVREARRIGLTGVCLTEHSGWTDRHDFERFARQQDIVLIRALEIDTDYGHILVFGLDGYLPGVTRVRDLRKVVQALGGYMVAAHPFRNLFNPPPYNHNLLFKDPRCYPKTPREACEHMLFDLVDALEVVNGANTDQENRFALEVCRRLRKPGTGGSDAHSVHGLGKGVTLFDGPIRNEKDLLEALRAGAYRPAEGFHVGNLRIFGEEIAETGAFGRELGQPDL, from the coding sequence ATGGTCTCTATCTTTGACCTGCATGTGCACACCACCAAGGGTAGTAGCGATAGTAGCCTCACCCCTGAGGAGCTGGTGCGGGAGGCGCGACGCATCGGATTGACGGGTGTATGCCTCACGGAGCACAGCGGATGGACCGACCGCCACGATTTTGAACGCTTCGCCCGCCAGCAGGATATCGTCCTTATCCGCGCCTTGGAGATTGATACCGACTACGGGCATATCCTCGTATTCGGGTTAGACGGCTACCTGCCTGGGGTGACCCGTGTGCGCGACCTGCGGAAGGTGGTACAGGCCCTGGGGGGCTATATGGTGGCAGCCCACCCCTTCCGCAACCTGTTCAACCCCCCGCCCTATAACCACAACCTCCTGTTTAAGGACCCCCGTTGCTACCCCAAGACGCCCCGGGAGGCGTGCGAGCACATGCTCTTTGACCTGGTGGACGCTCTGGAGGTGGTCAACGGGGCCAACACCGACCAGGAGAACCGCTTCGCCCTGGAGGTGTGCCGCCGCCTGCGCAAGCCGGGCACAGGGGGGAGCGATGCCCACTCGGTGCACGGCTTGGGGAAGGGGGTCACCCTCTTTGACGGCCCCATCCGCAACGAGAAGGATCTCCTGGAGGCCCTGCGGGCGGGGGCCTATCGGCCGGCCGAGGGCTTCCATGTGGGCAACTTGCGTATCTTCGGCGAGGAGATCGCCGAGACGGGCGCGTTTGGGCGGGAGCTGGGCCAGCCCGACCTGTAA
- a CDS encoding MFS transporter — MCANCNPVSAPSQKVPPLIRRNLLLITLSQAMVGVGFQMVPALTPLMVVQLSGSPALAGIGVSILGASRFAVGYPFGKLTDMIGRRPGLGLAIGVGLVGAVLIGIAMAMRSFYLFLGALMVFGAGMGAAQQMRLAAAEMFPASRRAEGVGFVLTGSLVGALVAPLLVRAAQGASAQVGVDGLALAWLLVPLALAPALGALFLVHPDPRFIATHLDRYWPGLKSSPPPSPARNEAGFLDYFRRFPTLVAFICSMVSQGNMAMIMALTTLALSHHGHSPTAISVSVAIHVVGMFGLSLPLGRLADRIGRKAVLLWGLVISAVGSALVPLTPHYWVITTGTFLVGVGWSFVNVGATALIADVVHPSERGRAIGANDTFSNASGIVLPLVLGVGVATLGLGVLGIVGVGMMVPALLLGLRLREPRLAPRPAPASGGNGSG; from the coding sequence GTGTGTGCGAACTGTAACCCTGTCTCCGCTCCTTCCCAGAAAGTTCCCCCGCTTATCCGACGGAATCTGCTTCTCATCACCCTCTCCCAGGCGATGGTGGGGGTGGGCTTCCAGATGGTGCCCGCCCTCACTCCGTTGATGGTGGTGCAGTTGTCCGGTTCTCCTGCTCTGGCGGGGATCGGGGTCAGCATTTTGGGGGCCAGTCGCTTCGCCGTGGGCTATCCCTTCGGCAAGCTGACGGACATGATCGGGAGACGCCCGGGGCTGGGTTTGGCCATTGGCGTGGGGCTGGTGGGGGCGGTGCTTATCGGCATCGCGATGGCGATGCGCTCCTTTTACCTCTTTCTGGGGGCGCTGATGGTGTTCGGGGCGGGCATGGGGGCTGCCCAGCAGATGCGGTTGGCCGCTGCCGAGATGTTCCCCGCCAGTCGGCGCGCCGAAGGGGTGGGGTTTGTGCTCACGGGTTCCCTGGTGGGGGCGCTGGTGGCTCCCTTACTAGTGCGCGCCGCCCAGGGGGCCTCGGCCCAGGTGGGGGTGGATGGTTTGGCCCTGGCGTGGTTGCTGGTGCCTTTGGCGCTGGCTCCCGCTTTGGGTGCGTTGTTCCTCGTGCATCCAGACCCCAGGTTCATCGCCACCCACCTGGACCGCTATTGGCCGGGGTTAAAGTCATCCCCCCCTCCATCCCCTGCACGCAACGAAGCGGGATTTTTGGACTACTTCCGCCGTTTCCCCACTCTGGTGGCCTTCATCTGTAGCATGGTCTCCCAGGGCAATATGGCGATGATCATGGCCTTGACCACGCTGGCTTTGAGCCACCACGGCCACTCCCCCACGGCCATTTCGGTGTCGGTGGCCATCCATGTGGTGGGGATGTTCGGGTTGTCGTTGCCCTTGGGGCGGTTGGCCGACCGCATCGGGCGGAAGGCGGTGCTGCTGTGGGGGCTGGTGATCTCCGCGGTGGGGTCAGCCCTGGTGCCCCTCACCCCCCACTACTGGGTGATCACCACGGGCACCTTCCTGGTGGGCGTGGGGTGGTCGTTCGTGAATGTGGGGGCCACGGCCCTCATCGCCGATGTGGTGCATCCCAGCGAGCGGGGGCGTGCCATCGGAGCCAACGACACCTTCAGCAACGCCTCGGGCATTGTGTTGCCATTGGTGTTGGGGGTGGGTGTGGCTACCCTGGGGCTGGGGGTGTTGGGGATCGTGGGGGTGGGGATGATGGTGCCTGCCCTTCTGCTGGGCCTGCGCCTGCGGGAGCCCCGTCTGGCCCCCCGTCCAGCCCCCGCCAGTGGCGGCAACGGCTCCGGCTGA
- the lipA gene encoding lipoyl synthase — MTATVERRLPEWFKVRFPGGPNYLELRALLRGSALHTVCEEAHCPNIGECWERRTATFMILGDLCTRRCHYCAVKTGRPQGLDREEPYRLAEAVRRLGLKYCVITSVNRDDLPDGGASIFAECIRQVRQAVPGCQVEVLIPDFCGNGDALQIVLDARPDVLNHNIETVRRIFRRVRPKGDYDRSLRLLAEAKRRWPACVTKSGMMVGLGETYEEVLETMRDLRAVDCDLFTIGQYLRPSPIHYPIARFYHPREFEQLREEGERMGFRHVAAGPLVRSSYHADIQAHAAGVARGGGPTAAR; from the coding sequence ATGACCGCGACCGTTGAGCGTCGCCTGCCCGAGTGGTTCAAGGTGCGCTTCCCCGGGGGGCCTAACTACCTGGAGCTGCGGGCCCTCCTGCGGGGGAGCGCCCTGCATACCGTCTGCGAGGAGGCCCACTGCCCCAACATCGGCGAGTGTTGGGAGCGCCGCACCGCCACCTTTATGATTCTGGGAGACCTGTGCACCCGCCGATGCCACTACTGCGCCGTCAAGACGGGCAGGCCCCAGGGCCTGGATCGGGAGGAGCCCTACCGTTTGGCCGAGGCCGTCCGTCGCCTGGGGTTGAAGTATTGTGTCATCACCTCCGTCAACCGCGACGACCTGCCCGACGGGGGGGCCAGCATCTTCGCCGAGTGCATCCGCCAGGTGCGCCAGGCAGTGCCGGGCTGTCAGGTGGAGGTGCTCATCCCCGACTTCTGCGGCAACGGGGACGCCTTGCAAATCGTTTTGGACGCCCGCCCCGATGTGCTCAACCACAATATTGAGACGGTGCGGCGCATCTTCCGGCGGGTGCGCCCTAAGGGGGATTACGACCGCAGTCTGCGCCTGCTGGCTGAGGCCAAGCGCCGCTGGCCCGCGTGTGTTACCAAATCGGGGATGATGGTGGGCCTGGGGGAGACCTACGAGGAGGTCTTGGAGACCATGCGCGACCTGCGGGCGGTGGACTGCGACCTGTTCACCATCGGCCAATACCTACGCCCTTCGCCCATTCACTACCCCATCGCCCGCTTCTACCACCCGCGGGAGTTTGAGCAGTTGCGGGAGGAGGGGGAGCGGATGGGCTTTCGGCATGTGGCAGCAGGGCCGTTGGTGCGCTCCTCCTACCACGCCGACATCCAGGCCCACGCTGCAGGCGTGGCCCGCGGGGGAGGCCCTACCGCCGCCCGCTGA
- a CDS encoding tetratricopeptide repeat protein: MAQTLTLAQSEQTVVTPAPFAMPEAWPTPEARDRLKEQGWDKKARAFLKLMLTIPPDAYKARDWLGIARLWASLEEWEKALWAYEEGIKRFPTLRKDAAVQRERADVLARLGRYQEALQAYDEAIALKRKFPEAWFNKGNVLVHLKRYQEALQAYDEALKHNRKFPEAWNNKGIALANLKRYEEALQAFDKALALKPKSPKAWNNKGNALAALGRYEDALHAYTQALALQLDIPQAWYGVGVTLAYLGRTAEAVEWLCRAWRARDNLPDKGASLEAALKALGRSPQDCEKA, from the coding sequence ATGGCCCAGACCCTCACCCTTGCCCAGAGTGAACAGACTGTCGTGACCCCAGCGCCCTTCGCCATGCCCGAGGCGTGGCCCACCCCCGAGGCCAGGGACCGCCTTAAGGAGCAGGGCTGGGACAAAAAGGCGAGGGCATTCCTGAAGTTGATGTTGACCATCCCCCCCGATGCCTATAAGGCGCGCGACTGGCTGGGCATCGCCCGCCTGTGGGCGAGCCTAGAGGAGTGGGAGAAGGCCCTGTGGGCCTATGAAGAGGGCATCAAGCGCTTCCCCACACTCCGCAAAGATGCCGCCGTCCAACGGGAGCGGGCGGATGTCCTCGCCCGCCTGGGGCGTTACCAGGAGGCCCTGCAAGCCTACGACGAGGCCATCGCCCTCAAGCGCAAGTTCCCCGAGGCGTGGTTCAACAAGGGCAATGTTTTGGTGCACCTGAAGCGCTACCAAGAGGCCCTGCAAGCATACGATGAGGCCCTTAAACATAACCGTAAGTTTCCCGAAGCCTGGAACAACAAGGGCATCGCCCTGGCTAACCTAAAGCGCTACGAGGAGGCCCTTCAGGCCTTTGACAAAGCCCTCGCCCTCAAGCCCAAATCCCCCAAAGCATGGAACAACAAGGGCAACGCCCTGGCTGCCCTGGGGCGCTATGAGGACGCTCTGCACGCCTACACCCAGGCCCTCGCCCTCCAGCTTGACATCCCCCAAGCGTGGTACGGTGTGGGTGTGACTCTCGCCTACCTCGGGCGCACCGCCGAAGCGGTAGAATGGCTGTGCCGGGCGTGGCGGGCCAGGGACAACCTCCCCGATAAGGGGGCAAGCCTGGAGGCAGCCCTCAAGGCCCTGGGGCGCTCCCCCCAGGACTGCGAAAAGGCATAA
- a CDS encoding amidohydrolase family protein, with product MYSPCVDAHLHLLALASRLVGVEVAPPAVVSIPALQECLRRYAQTFPPGQWIRGWGYDDFALGRHPTRHDLDAAAPHHPVRLVHRSGHASVLNTLALRLAGISRATDDPPEGLLERDLDGEPTGVLVGLEAWLDSRLPPLPPDALDEGLRRVNALLVSQGIALVHDATHTNDLERFHLLRRAQERGLLTVGIVFMPGIAHLEAFAREGLRPGPVGRGMVIGQAKIMLTPSTAGRLPSLAALTEQIADAPKLGWAVAIHAVEEEAVALAVQALRRVGPPPGRQPHRIEHAAECPPPLVQEIKAAGAWVVTNPLFLYHSGPRYRATVPPEKIPFLYPIGSLWRAGVPLAFGSDAPVTLPDPALGIQTAVERKGYDGVALTPEESIPREAALWAHTVGGWRVAGLDEGANPALWG from the coding sequence GTGTACTCCCCTTGTGTAGACGCCCACCTGCACCTGCTGGCCCTCGCCTCCCGCCTGGTGGGGGTGGAGGTGGCTCCTCCCGCTGTGGTCAGCATCCCCGCCCTGCAGGAGTGCCTGCGCAGGTATGCCCAGACCTTTCCCCCGGGCCAGTGGATTCGGGGCTGGGGCTACGACGACTTCGCCCTGGGACGCCACCCCACTCGCCACGACCTGGACGCCGCCGCCCCCCACCATCCCGTCCGCCTGGTGCATCGCTCGGGCCACGCCTCGGTGCTCAACACCCTGGCCCTGCGCCTGGCCGGCATCTCCCGCGCCACCGACGACCCCCCCGAGGGCCTCCTGGAGCGCGACCTGGACGGCGAGCCGACAGGCGTGCTGGTGGGCCTAGAGGCGTGGCTGGACTCCCGCCTACCACCCCTGCCCCCCGACGCCCTAGACGAAGGCCTGCGCCGTGTCAACGCCCTCCTCGTCTCCCAGGGCATCGCCCTCGTCCACGACGCCACCCACACCAACGACCTGGAGCGCTTCCACCTCCTCCGGCGTGCCCAGGAGCGGGGCCTGCTCACAGTGGGTATCGTGTTCATGCCCGGCATTGCCCACCTGGAGGCCTTTGCGCGGGAGGGCCTACGCCCCGGCCCCGTGGGGAGGGGGATGGTCATCGGCCAGGCCAAGATTATGCTTACCCCCTCCACGGCGGGGCGTCTGCCCAGCCTGGCCGCACTCACCGAGCAGATAGCCGACGCCCCAAAACTCGGCTGGGCGGTGGCTATCCACGCCGTGGAGGAGGAGGCGGTGGCCCTGGCGGTGCAGGCCCTGCGCAGGGTCGGCCCCCCACCGGGACGCCAGCCCCACCGCATCGAGCACGCCGCCGAATGCCCTCCCCCCCTGGTACAGGAGATCAAGGCAGCGGGAGCATGGGTGGTAACCAACCCCCTGTTCCTCTACCACTCCGGCCCGCGCTATCGGGCCACGGTGCCCCCCGAAAAGATACCGTTCCTTTACCCCATCGGCTCCCTGTGGCGGGCGGGGGTGCCCCTGGCCTTCGGCTCCGACGCTCCCGTCACCCTCCCCGACCCTGCCCTGGGCATCCAGACGGCCGTGGAGCGCAAGGGGTATGATGGAGTCGCCCTCACCCCCGAGGAGAGCATCCCCCGGGAGGCAGCCCTCTGGGCCCACACCGTCGGGGGGTGGAGGGTGGCCGGCCTGGACGAGGGAGCCAACCCAGCGCTCTGGGGGTAG
- the cysK gene encoding cysteine synthase A, producing MPLRAASVLDLIGNTPMIPLRRLPGAGSAEVWVKVEGRNPGGSIKDRLVRAILEEAEKEGRLRPGDTVVEASAGNTAVSLALLGAVKGYRVVLVMPETAPLERRRLLARFGAEIRLTSGGEGMAGAHKVAAQLAERNGFFLLRQFENPSGVRAHREGTGPEILQTAEGKVDAFVAGIGTGATFTGVGQCLRQHNPQVRLVAVEPARSPLLSKGRPGDHGIPGLGPDFVPPILDRSLVDEVIAVTDDDAIRTMGRLAREEGLLVGISSGANVWAALKVAQALGAGKRVVTILPDTGDRYLAFPL from the coding sequence ATGCCCCTGCGCGCCGCCAGTGTGTTGGACCTCATCGGCAATACCCCTATGATCCCCTTGCGGCGTTTGCCAGGGGCGGGGTCGGCAGAGGTGTGGGTGAAGGTGGAGGGGCGCAACCCCGGGGGGAGCATCAAAGACCGCCTGGTGCGGGCCATTCTGGAGGAGGCCGAGAAAGAAGGGCGCCTGCGCCCCGGGGATACGGTGGTGGAGGCCAGCGCGGGCAATACCGCTGTCTCCCTGGCCCTGCTGGGGGCAGTGAAGGGGTATCGGGTGGTGCTGGTGATGCCCGAGACGGCCCCCCTGGAGCGACGGCGTCTTTTGGCCCGTTTCGGGGCCGAAATCCGCCTCACCAGTGGGGGGGAGGGGATGGCGGGTGCCCATAAGGTAGCCGCACAACTGGCCGAGCGCAACGGCTTTTTCCTCCTCCGCCAGTTTGAGAACCCTTCTGGAGTGCGTGCCCACCGGGAGGGCACCGGCCCTGAGATCCTGCAGACCGCCGAGGGGAAGGTGGACGCCTTCGTGGCGGGGATAGGGACGGGGGCCACCTTCACGGGCGTGGGGCAGTGCCTGCGCCAGCACAACCCCCAGGTGCGCCTGGTGGCGGTGGAGCCGGCTCGCTCCCCCCTCCTCTCCAAAGGACGCCCCGGGGATCACGGCATCCCCGGCCTGGGCCCCGACTTTGTCCCCCCCATTTTGGACCGCTCCCTCGTTGACGAGGTCATAGCCGTCACCGACGACGATGCCATTCGCACCATGGGACGCCTGGCGCGGGAGGAGGGGTTGCTGGTGGGCATCTCGTCGGGGGCGAATGTGTGGGCAGCACTCAAGGTGGCCCAAGCCCTGGGGGCGGGCAAGCGGGTGGTTACCATCCTCCCCGATACGGGTGATAGGTACCTGGCGTTTCCCCTCTAG
- a CDS encoding enoyl-CoA hydratase/isomerase family protein: protein MSAFQTIRFTKEEGVATLTLWRPQVINAYNIQMRDEVWEVLHALRDDPEVRVVVVCGAGERGFCAGADLTEFGTAPSQVIARWVRFIRPVWETWASIPKPFVCAIHGWCLGSGVEMALLCDLRVAGEDAVFGMPEVALGMIPAAGGTQTLPRHIGPSRTLEMLLTNRRLSAREAWAWGVVQRVVPKGQHLAEGYALARALARLPVEAVALLKESLGRGADLPMEEALRYEQRLALLALGRAH from the coding sequence ATGAGCGCTTTCCAGACCATCCGCTTCACCAAAGAGGAGGGTGTGGCCACCCTGACCCTGTGGCGTCCCCAGGTGATCAATGCCTACAACATCCAGATGCGGGACGAGGTGTGGGAGGTCCTGCACGCTTTGCGGGATGACCCGGAGGTGCGGGTGGTGGTGGTGTGCGGGGCGGGGGAGCGGGGCTTCTGCGCCGGAGCGGACCTCACCGAGTTCGGCACTGCCCCTTCGCAGGTGATCGCCCGCTGGGTGCGCTTCATCCGCCCCGTGTGGGAGACCTGGGCGAGCATCCCCAAGCCCTTTGTCTGTGCTATCCACGGCTGGTGCCTCGGCTCGGGGGTGGAGATGGCGCTCCTGTGCGACCTGCGCGTGGCTGGGGAAGATGCGGTGTTCGGTATGCCCGAGGTGGCCTTGGGCATGATCCCCGCTGCGGGGGGCACCCAGACCCTGCCCCGCCACATCGGCCCCTCCCGCACCCTGGAGATGCTGCTGACAAACCGGCGCCTGTCGGCCCGGGAGGCGTGGGCGTGGGGTGTGGTGCAGAGGGTAGTGCCTAAGGGCCAGCACCTGGCGGAGGGGTATGCCCTCGCCCGCGCCCTCGCTCGCCTTCCCGTGGAGGCCGTCGCTCTCTTGAAGGAATCCCTGGGGCGCGGGGCTGACCTGCCAATGGAGGAGGCCCTGCGCTACGAACAGCGCCTGGCCCTGCTGGCTCTGGGGCGTGCCCACTAA
- a CDS encoding enoyl-CoA hydratase/isomerase family protein gives MAPVVRQEREGAVALLTLARPQEGNPIDPPLVHALGDALDALAHDEGVRVVLVQGEGAVFSAGPFPPPGLLPLPSDPTQAVRHLQEWQAGRLLQAFPKPVVGAANGPAIGLGLELFLTCDLRLASTRAVFQMPHLRYGLLPWDGGSQRLSRIVGRAWAQDMLLTGREVDAAEALRLGLVHRVVAPEALPQEARTLAHALAQMAPIAARYAKEAVWQGLDLPLEHALRLEADLNIILQSTRDRAEGIRSFVERRRPTYEGR, from the coding sequence ATGGCCCCGGTGGTGCGCCAGGAGCGAGAGGGGGCGGTGGCTCTCCTCACCCTTGCCCGCCCCCAGGAGGGCAACCCCATTGACCCCCCGCTGGTGCACGCCTTGGGCGACGCCCTGGATGCTTTGGCCCACGATGAGGGGGTGCGGGTGGTGCTGGTGCAGGGGGAGGGGGCGGTGTTCTCGGCAGGGCCGTTTCCTCCACCGGGGCTGTTGCCCCTTCCCAGCGACCCCACCCAGGCGGTCCGCCACCTGCAGGAGTGGCAGGCGGGACGGCTCCTGCAGGCATTCCCCAAGCCGGTGGTCGGGGCGGCCAACGGCCCTGCCATCGGCCTGGGGCTGGAGCTGTTTCTGACGTGCGACCTGCGCCTGGCCAGCACCAGGGCCGTGTTCCAGATGCCTCACCTGCGCTATGGACTTCTTCCCTGGGACGGAGGGAGCCAACGCCTCTCCCGCATCGTGGGGCGCGCCTGGGCACAGGACATGCTCCTCACCGGGCGGGAGGTGGACGCAGCGGAGGCCCTCCGCCTGGGGCTGGTGCACCGCGTCGTGGCTCCCGAGGCCTTGCCGCAGGAGGCCCGCACCCTCGCCCACGCTCTGGCCCAGATGGCCCCCATCGCCGCACGCTACGCCAAAGAGGCCGTGTGGCAGGGGCTAGACCTGCCCTTAGAGCACGCCCTGCGCCTGGAGGCCGACCTGAACATCATCCTCCAGAGCACCCGCGACCGCGCCGAGGGCATCCGCTCCTTTGTGGAGCGACGCCGTCCGACCTACGAAGGGAGGTAG
- a CDS encoding arsenate reductase ArsC encodes MADVLFVCVHNAGRSQMAKALFNHLAQQRGLPFRALAAGTEPATRLHPEVVQVMAEVGLDLSGERPQLLTDALVRGARRVVVMGCAVDAQACPALLLKEVEDWGLPDPKGRPLPEVRAIREAIRQKVEALLTALEREGVASTA; translated from the coding sequence ATGGCCGATGTGCTGTTCGTCTGCGTCCATAACGCCGGGCGGAGCCAGATGGCCAAGGCCCTGTTCAACCACTTGGCTCAGCAGAGGGGGCTGCCCTTCCGCGCTCTAGCAGCGGGCACCGAGCCCGCCACCCGTCTCCACCCCGAGGTGGTGCAGGTGATGGCCGAAGTGGGGCTGGACCTGTCGGGGGAGCGCCCGCAACTGCTCACCGATGCACTGGTGCGTGGGGCACGGCGGGTGGTGGTGATGGGGTGCGCCGTGGACGCCCAGGCGTGCCCCGCCCTCCTGCTGAAGGAGGTGGAGGATTGGGGCCTTCCCGACCCGAAAGGGCGTCCCCTCCCCGAGGTGCGCGCCATCCGCGAGGCCATTCGCCAAAAGGTGGAGGCGCTGCTGACCGCCCTGGAGCGGGAGGGGGTCGCCTCGACGGCGTAG
- a CDS encoding Zn-ribbon domain-containing OB-fold protein: MTTAPQQYKKLLPAISGETRPFWEACKRGELLIQRCAKCGKYQFYPRGFCSHCWAAEPPQWVKASGKGKVYTFTITYQNRSPGYAEEVPYVLALVELEEGVRMFTNIVDCKPQDVHIGMPVEVVFRKATEEVTIPYFRPAKP, encoded by the coding sequence ATGACCACCGCACCGCAGCAATATAAGAAGCTCCTCCCCGCCATTAGCGGGGAGACCCGCCCCTTTTGGGAGGCCTGTAAGCGGGGGGAACTGCTCATCCAGAGGTGCGCCAAGTGCGGGAAGTACCAGTTCTACCCCCGCGGCTTCTGCTCCCACTGCTGGGCTGCCGAGCCTCCCCAGTGGGTCAAGGCCTCGGGCAAGGGGAAGGTATATACCTTCACCATCACCTACCAGAACCGCTCTCCCGGCTATGCCGAGGAAGTGCCCTATGTGCTGGCTCTGGTGGAACTGGAGGAGGGGGTGCGAATGTTCACCAACATCGTGGACTGCAAGCCCCAGGATGTGCACATCGGCATGCCTGTGGAGGTGGTGTTCCGGAAGGCCACGGAGGAGGTTACTATCCCCTACTTCCGCCCCGCCAAGCCGTAA